The Chryseobacterium geocarposphaerae genome window below encodes:
- a CDS encoding ABC-F family ATP-binding cassette domain-containing protein: MNYVAAENLTKSYGIKVLFENISFNINEGDKIAIVAKNGSGKSTLLKILMGKEIADSGNVIINKDIQVVLFDQEIDFDPNLTVDEFMMTLDSAPIAALKNYHKSLHSTDSDFIEKALAEMEVHKAWDLENEMKQILSQLKITNLEAKMGTLSGGQIKRVALAKLLTETRAEHRHTLLIMDEPTNHLDVEMVEWLENYLNKAKITLLLVTHDRYFLDSVCDIIWEMEDKNLYFHNGSYATYLENKMIREDNMNATIDKANNLYRKELEWMRRQPKARTTKSKSRIDAFYETEKVAKTDTRKQGLELDFEMKRLGNKILELKNIDKSFGDKVLFKDFSYQFQRGEKIGIVGKNGAGKSTLLNIIQGFEKADKGEIETGETISFGYFSQKGLTYKEDERVIDFIKEIAEFYPLANGKSLSASQFLRLFLFDDQTQYSPISKLSGGEKRRLHLMYILYQNPNFLIFDEPTNDLDLPTLTVLENFLQMFQGSLIIVSHDRYFMDRIVDHVLAFEGNGKIKDFVGNFSEYREAKSREESLEKNTVQKQEPAKENVTAPVQTSTKKKKLSFKEQRELELIEKEMPELEEQRAKILDQLNNEADYEKISKLSAELETISEKLENHEMRWLELQEILGEA, encoded by the coding sequence ATGAATTACGTTGCTGCTGAAAACCTTACCAAATCTTACGGAATAAAAGTTTTATTTGAAAATATCTCTTTTAATATCAATGAGGGTGATAAGATTGCCATTGTTGCCAAGAACGGAAGCGGAAAATCTACCCTTCTGAAAATTCTTATGGGAAAGGAAATCGCAGACAGTGGAAATGTAATCATTAATAAAGATATTCAGGTTGTTTTATTTGATCAGGAAATAGATTTTGATCCGAATCTTACCGTAGATGAATTTATGATGACGTTAGATTCGGCTCCGATTGCCGCTCTTAAAAATTATCATAAATCGCTTCATTCCACCGACAGTGATTTCATCGAAAAAGCTCTGGCCGAAATGGAAGTTCATAAAGCATGGGATCTTGAAAATGAAATGAAACAGATTCTTTCCCAGCTTAAAATTACCAATCTTGAAGCAAAGATGGGAACACTTTCAGGTGGTCAGATCAAACGTGTGGCACTGGCGAAGCTGTTAACTGAAACCAGAGCCGAACACCGCCATACTTTATTGATCATGGATGAGCCTACCAATCACCTGGATGTGGAAATGGTAGAATGGCTTGAAAATTATTTAAATAAAGCAAAAATAACTTTACTGCTGGTTACTCACGACAGATATTTCCTGGATAGTGTTTGCGATATTATCTGGGAAATGGAAGACAAAAATCTTTACTTTCACAACGGTTCCTATGCAACGTATCTTGAGAATAAGATGATTCGTGAGGACAACATGAATGCAACCATCGACAAAGCCAACAATCTTTACAGAAAAGAGCTTGAATGGATGCGAAGACAACCCAAAGCAAGAACTACAAAATCCAAATCGAGAATTGATGCTTTTTACGAAACTGAAAAAGTTGCCAAGACAGACACAAGAAAACAAGGCCTTGAACTGGACTTTGAGATGAAACGTTTGGGAAATAAAATTCTTGAATTAAAAAACATCGATAAAAGCTTCGGAGATAAAGTGTTGTTTAAAGATTTCAGCTATCAGTTCCAAAGAGGAGAAAAAATAGGAATTGTCGGAAAAAACGGTGCGGGAAAATCTACCCTTCTCAACATTATTCAGGGATTTGAAAAAGCCGATAAAGGAGAAATAGAAACCGGAGAAACAATCTCTTTCGGATACTTTTCACAAAAAGGCTTAACCTATAAAGAAGATGAGAGAGTTATAGATTTCATTAAAGAAATTGCCGAATTTTATCCTTTGGCAAATGGAAAAAGCCTTTCTGCCTCTCAGTTTTTAAGATTATTCTTATTTGATGATCAAACCCAGTACTCTCCCATTTCAAAACTTTCCGGCGGAGAGAAAAGAAGGCTGCATCTGATGTACATTCTGTATCAGAATCCTAATTTCTTGATTTTCGATGAGCCTACCAATGATCTTGACCTTCCTACATTGACGGTTCTGGAAAATTTCCTGCAAATGTTCCAAGGATCATTGATTATCGTATCCCACGACAGATATTTTATGGACAGGATTGTAGATCATGTTCTTGCTTTTGAAGGAAACGGAAAAATAAAAGATTTTGTAGGTAATTTTTCTGAATACCGCGAAGCAAAAAGCCGCGAAGAATCTTTAGAAAAAAATACGGTTCAGAAACAGGAACCTGCAAAAGAAAACGTAACTGCTCCAGTTCAGACTTCTACGAAAAAGAAAAAACTTTCTTTTAAAGAGCAAAGAGAACTTGAACTCATTGAAAAAGAAATGCCCGAACTGGAAGAACAGAGGGCAAAAATTTTAGATCAACTTAATAACGAAGCTGATTATGAAAAAATTTCCAAACTTTCTGCAGAATTGGAAACGATTTCCGAAAAGTTGGAAAACCACGAAATGAGATGGCTGGAACTCCAGGAAATTCTGGGAGAAGCATAA
- a CDS encoding Gfo/Idh/MocA family oxidoreductase: protein MQLVKVGLCAFGMSGKVFHAPFLKEHPGFFMSGVVERSKEDSKEKYPDAVIYRSVEEMLANADIELVVVNTPVQTHFEYVKMALNAGKNVIVEKPFTVTLAEAEELVKLADEKGLFISVYQNRRFDRDYLQVQKIIQENRLGNLKEVEIRFDRFRTEASGKQHKENPEQMGSGSLHDLGSHLIDQATQFFGYPEKLFADIFSMKGNEFANDYFEVLLYYPNNLRVRLKSSVFSKEAHYAYILHGDKGSFLQERSDDQENELVAGFIPVYGKEWTKPLKETDGILNYINESSETERILTSSEAGNYMNYYQQVYEYIVFGYALPSPGYEIIQNMKIIEAAEKSSKEGKVIHLD from the coding sequence ATGCAATTGGTAAAAGTAGGGCTTTGCGCCTTTGGAATGAGTGGGAAAGTTTTTCATGCTCCGTTTTTAAAAGAACATCCCGGCTTTTTTATGTCGGGAGTAGTAGAGAGAAGTAAAGAAGATTCCAAAGAAAAATATCCTGATGCTGTTATTTATCGATCTGTTGAAGAAATGTTGGCTAATGCAGATATCGAATTGGTTGTAGTCAATACACCGGTTCAAACTCATTTCGAATACGTAAAAATGGCCTTGAATGCGGGTAAAAATGTAATTGTAGAAAAACCTTTTACCGTAACGTTGGCTGAAGCCGAAGAATTGGTGAAACTGGCAGATGAAAAAGGATTGTTCATTAGTGTGTATCAGAACAGAAGGTTTGACAGAGACTATTTACAGGTACAGAAGATCATTCAGGAAAATAGATTGGGAAATCTGAAAGAAGTAGAAATACGTTTTGACAGATTCAGAACAGAAGCAAGCGGAAAGCAACATAAGGAAAACCCTGAACAAATGGGTTCTGGTTCTTTACATGATTTAGGATCGCATCTTATTGACCAGGCAACACAGTTTTTTGGCTATCCTGAGAAACTATTTGCGGATATCTTTTCTATGAAAGGAAATGAATTTGCCAATGATTACTTTGAAGTCCTTCTATATTATCCCAATAACCTTAGAGTAAGATTAAAGTCTTCGGTTTTTAGCAAAGAAGCCCATTATGCTTATATTCTTCATGGAGATAAAGGAAGTTTTTTGCAGGAAAGAAGTGACGATCAGGAAAATGAACTGGTGGCAGGATTCATTCCTGTATATGGGAAAGAATGGACTAAACCACTAAAAGAGACTGATGGGATTTTAAATTACATCAACGAGAGTTCAGAAACTGAAAGAATCCTGACTTCCAGTGAAGCCGGTAATTATATGAATTATTATCAGCAGGTTTATGAGTATATTGTTTTTGGATATGCTTTACCGTCACCAGGATATGAGATTATCCAGAATATGAAAATTATTGAGGCGGCAGAGAAAAGCTCTAAAGAAGGTAAAGTTATTCATCTGGATTAA